A single region of the Pararge aegeria chromosome 18, ilParAegt1.1, whole genome shotgun sequence genome encodes:
- the LOC120631625 gene encoding UDP-glycosyltransferase UGT5-like, which produces MAKSVVLVYYFVAQILAAQSYKILGIFPSLDRNNYLTYRGLFRELANRNHDVTLISHFLLPDALAGYRDVQLSDKHVFKGLSFESVIVNDISRVPFETLVSTKAGNDDCKTLMNNHEVIHMIRNRPRYDVIIAESYNSDCALALAANLSTPYIAFNPQPLHPWHYNRLGINFNSAYISQSLLPYGKQPWFFDRVKSFILYYITNWVYYIGSQVTDHVYLYKYLGDNLETLESIASNASVVFVNTHKSVFGGVVRPDNVVDIGGIHIRPPKVIPTEIERFINEAEHGVIYVNLGTTVKDSTLPVDKLNELVSTFRRLPLRVLWKWDGANLENLPRNIMTMKWLPQYDILKHENVKAFISHAGILSTIEALDVGIPVIAIPLFGDQYGNAASLVDAGMATILTYDNLRKELLLDAINEVLDPTWQQRAKLVSRMWHDRPMSPLESAIYWIEYVARYNGPPNLIAPSASIPWYLQHQLDVLAFVGLVSYILLYVLYKILSVCCCCCCRTEALTEETLSQERRQKVVKFE; this is translated from the exons ATGGCAAAATCCGTAGTTCTCGTGTATTACTTCGTTGCGCAAATACTCGCCGCGCAATCCTACAAAATACTCGGAATATTCCCGTCCCTAGACCGGAACAATTACCTCACGTACCGCGGATTGTTTCGGGAACTGGCGAATCGGAACCACGATGTGACCCTCATAAGCCACTTTCTACTGCCCGACGCGCTGGCCGGCTATCGGGATGTACAACTCAGTGACAAACATGTTTTTAAAGGACTGTCGTTCGAATCTGTTATAGTGAATGATATATCGCGAGTGCCTTTCGAGACGTTAGTGTCAACTAAAGCGGGGAACGACGACTGCAAGACGCTTATGAATAACCATGAAGTGATTCACATGATAAGAAATCGCCCTCGATACGATGTGATAATTGCGGAATCATACAATAGCGATTGCGCGCTCGCATTGGCGGCAAATTTGAGTACACCTTACATCGCATTTAACCCTCAGCCTCTCCATCCTTGGCATTACAACAGATTAGGGATTAACTTTAACTCTGCGTACATATCACAATCTTTACTTCCTTACGGAAAGCAGCCTTGGTTCTTCGATCGTGTGAAAAGCTTCATTTTGTATTATATCACAAATTGGGTGTACTATATTGGATCTCAAGTGACAGATCACGTGTACCTGTACAAGTATTTAGGAGATAATCTGGAGACTCTGGAGAGCATAGCGTCGAACGCGAGCGTTGTGTTTGTAAACACACACAAATCAGTTTTCGGTGGCGTTGTGCGACCTGATAACGTTGTGGATATTGGAGGGATACACATTCGACCTCCAAAGGTTATCCCCACG GAAATCGAGAGATTCATAAACGAAGCAGAACATGGCGTTATATATGTGAACTTGGGCACCACAGTTAAGGACTCAACACTGCCCGTAGATAAGTTAAACGAGCTGGTGTCAACATTCAGAAGATTGCCTCTGAGAGTCCTTTGGAAGTGGGATGGAGCCAATTTGGAGAATCTGCCAAGAAACATTATGACTATGAAATGGTTGCCGCAGTATGATATCTTGA AGCACGAGAACGTAAAAGCATTTATTTCGCATGCTGGAATACTTAGCACTATAGAAGCTTTAGATGTTGGAATACCAGTCATCGCCATACCCTTGTTCGGAGACCAGTACGGCAATGCTGCTTCCCTGGTAGATGCAGGAATGGCAACTATTTTAACATATGACAATTTGCGGAAAGAATTGCTATTAGATGCAATCAATGAAGTTTTGGATCCAAC GTGGCAGCAACGCGCAAAACTTGTTTCTCGAATGTGGCACGACCGTCCAATGTCTCCCcttgaaagcgccatctattggaTAGAATATGTAGCGCGATACAATGGCCCACCAAACCTTATAGCGCCATCTGCTAGCATTCCGTGGTACTTACAACATCAGCTGGACGTTTTGGCCTTTGTTGGTCTTGTATCTTACATTCTACTGTAcgttttgtacaaaatattaagcGTGTGCTGCTGTTGCTGTTGTCGAACTGAAGCATTAACTGAGGAGACGTTATCTCAAGAAAGAAGACAGAAAGTTGTTAAGTTTGAATAA
- the LOC120631685 gene encoding UDP-glycosyltransferase UGT5-like: MTVKFLFIVSLLFLCTQVSEVRTLNILGLFPYQGKSHFFVFQTYLDELVHRGHNVTVVSYFPRKEPLENYHDISLAGKLEILEDVFEIERSYWTIIKISLFLVNSGTENCKTLLGDENVQNLWKTKAKFDVVVIEHFNSDCSLGLAHQLGAPVVAVSSHLLLPWHYKRFGIPYNPSFVPFLLLEGGTKPTLYQRLERTLFDTYINVLYKFMSQRVDQNTLAQYFDDVPPLEQLAKEIKFLITYTNFMLFGSYLYPANVIEVNGYHVAKPKPLPEELRKFIEESEHGVIYVSFGSMLKSTSTPRDKMEAIIRALSKFPQRVIWKWEEDTLPGNPKNIYLSKWLPQNDILAHPKVLAFYSHCGLLGTTEAIYHGVPMVAMPIFGDQPANAAAVEESGLGVQIQIPELTTENLQKKFNTVLDPKFRAHVKKLSQAWRDRPIPPMDSAIFWTEFAARHRNFTFRAAAADVSYIQYFCLDILAIFILILLLFIFILKSLFSNTKKSKLE; the protein is encoded by the exons ATGACGGTGaagtttctttttattgttagtttattattcttatgtacgcaaGTCAGTGAAGTGCGAACGTTAAACATACTTGGCTTATTTCCGTATCAGGGGAAAAgtcatttttttgtattccagaCGTATCTTGATGAGTTAGTGCATAGAGGGCACAATGTGACCGTGGTATCGTATTTTCCGCGAAAGGAACCCCTGGAGAATTACCATGACATTAGCTTGGCTGGGAAATTGGAGATCCTGGAAGACGTGTTTGAAATAGAAAGATCTTATTGGACcatcataaaaataagtttgtttcTCGTCAATTCCGGCACAGAGAATTGCAAAACATTGTTGGGTGATGAAAACGTACAAAATCTTTGGAAGACAAAAGCTAAATTCGATGTTGTGGTGATTGAGCATTTTAACAGTGATTGTTCTCTTGGATTAGCTCACCAGTTGGGAGCTCCAGTTGTTGCCGTGTCTTCGCATTTACTTTTGCCTTGGCATTACAAAAGGTTTGGCATACCATACAACCCATCCTTTGTACCGTTTTTGCTTTTGGAAGGAGGGACTAAACCAACATTGTATCAACGATTGGAAAGAACGCTATTTGACACATATATTAATGTTCTATATAAGTTTATGAGCCAAAGAGTGGACCAGAATACATTAGCTCAATATTTCGATGACGTTCCTCCCTTAGAGCAGTTAGCTAAGGAAATAAAGTTCCTGATCACTTATACAAACTTCATGCTGTTTGGATCCTATTTATATCCTGCAAACGTAATCGAGGTCAACGGATATCATGTAGCGAAACCAAAGCCTTTGCCCGAG GAACTAAGAAAGTTCATCGAAGAATCGGAACACGGAGTAATTTATGTAAGTTTTGGATCGATGCTGAAATCGACTTCCACACCTAGGGACAAAATGGAAGCGATAATACGAGCACTCTCGAAGTTTCCACAGAGAGTTATCTGGAAGTGGGAGGAGGATACTTTGCCAGGAAACCCGAAAAACATCTATTTGTCTAAGTGGCTGCCACAAAATGATATTTTAG CTCATCCAAAAGTTTTGGCTTTCTACTCACACTGCGGCCTATTGGGCACCACAGAAGCTATATATCATGGAGTACCTATGGTAGCAATGCCTATATTTGGAGATCAGCCAGCCAATGCTGCTGCAGTAGAGGAAAGTGGCCTCGGAGTTCAAATCCAAATACCAGAACTCACTACAGAAAATCTTCAGAAGAAATTTAACACTGTACTGGATCCTAA attccGAGCCCATGTAAAGAAGCTATCTCAAGCCTGGCGGGACCGACCTATTCCACCGATGGATAGCGCGATCTTTTGGACCGAGTTTGCTGCTCGGCATAGGAACTTTACCTTCAGAGCAGCTGCAGCCGACGTTTCCTATATCCAGTACTTTTGTTTAGACATCCTAGCCATCTTTATACTTATCTTGTTattgtttatctttattttaaaatcattgttttcgaatacaaaaaaatctaaattagaataa